In the Clostridium cellulovorans 743B genome, TTTATTTTTGGAACAGCCACTGCAGCATATCAAATTGAAGGAGCTTACAAAGAAGATGAGAAAGGTGAATCTATTTGGGATAGGTTTAGTCATATACCAGGAAATGTAGCTAAAATGCATAATGGTGATATTGCTTGTGATCACTATCATAGATATAAAGAAGATGTTCAGCTATTAAAAAGCCTTGGAATTAAAAGTTATAGGTTTTCAATTGCTTGGCCTAGAATTTTCCCAAAAGGTTTTGGCGAGATAAACCAGAAGGGAATTCAGTTCTATAGGGATTTAATTGATGAACTAATTAAAAATGATATAGAACCAGCTATAACAATTTATCATTGGGATCTTCCACAAAAGCTTCAGGATATTGGAGGGTGGGCAAATCCGCAAGTTGCTGATTACTATGTTGATTATGCAAACTTATTATTCAGAGAGTTCGGAGATAGAGTAAAAACATGGATAACTCATAATGAGCCATGGGTTGCATCATATCTTGGCTATGCTTTAGGAGTTCATGCTCCAGGAATTAAAGATATGAAAATGGCATTGTTAGCTGCACATAACATATTATTATCGCACTTTAAGGCAGTTAAAGCTTATAGAGAATTAGAACAAGATGGGCAAATAGGTATAACATTAAATCTTTCAACCTGTTATTCAAATTCAGCTGATGAAGAAGATATTGCTGCAGCCCATAGAAGTGATGGATGGAACAACAGATGGTTTTTAGATGCTGCATTAAAAGGAACTTATCCTGAGGATATGATAAAAATCTTTAGCGATACAAATATTATGCCTGAACTACCTAAAGAGTTATTTACTGAGGTATTTGAAACTTCTGATTTTTTAGGAATAAATTATTATACACGACAAGTTGTAAAGAATAACTCTGAAGCTTTTATCGGTGCTGAAAGTGTAGCAATGGATAATCCTAAAACAGAAATGGGTTGGGAGATATATCCGCAAGGGCTTTATGATTTGCTAACGAGGATACACAGGGATTATGGGAACATAGATTTATACATAACAGAAAACGGTGCAGCTTTTAATGATATGGTTAATAGAGACGGTAAAGTTGAAGATGAAAATAGATTAGATTATTTATACACTCATTTTGCTGCTGCATTAAGTGCTATAGAAGCGGGAGTACCTTTAAAGGGATATTATATTTGGTCTTTCATGGATAATTTTGAGTGGGCTGAAGGATATGAAAAAAGATTTGGAATAGTACATGTAAACTATAAAACTCAGGAGAGAACAATAAAGAAGAGTGCTTATTGGTATAAGGAGCTTATAGAAAGATCTAATAAGTAATAATATTTCCTGGAATTTTATAGATGTAAACCTTAAACATGTGTTGTTTTTAACAATTAAGAGAAAAAGAGCTGATGTTTATTATTTATATCAGCTCTTTAAAAACGTCAATCTAGATATCATTAAGAAGACAAGTTCAATTTTATATCAGTAAAACTTATCTTACCCATAGTACGACCTAGGTAAAAACGAAGTACTGAAAGAGGTTCAGTATTCTCTGAGACGACAAAATCGTAGGTATAATCAGTCCATTTATCAGATATAGAATATGTAGCAGGTTTTGAAAAAGATAACACATCCATTCTATCTGATATGAAAACAGTGATGCTTTTAGGAAGTGTTGATTTTGCCTTAAAATTCAAAGTATACTTTTTACCAGGTTCAATATTGTCTATAGTTTGGCATAGCTGAATTGCATCTTCACTGTTACCACAATCCTCAGGCTCTAAAGAAAAAACGTCATTGCTATTTTCATAGGTACAAATAGCAATATTATCAACTACTACTCTCCAGTGTTTAAAACATTCGGGTGATTCGCTGAAAGTACCATATTTCACTAGGTTTTCAGAAATATCTTCTATTTTTTCTTTACTATAGTCCATAGATTCTAAACTAGACTTTTTTAGATCTAAAGCGACGATATCGTCTTCTTTTGCGATATTATATCCTGTAACAGAGCTAGCTAATACTACTGCTGCAACAGCTGTTTTAAATTTCTTTTTCATAAATTGTAACCCCATAACCCCATAAAATTATTTTTAAATTAAGATAATTTAATTATACAAGCTATTGTATAGGTTTACAATAGGAAAATGATACTAATGAGAAATTTGGAATATTATACAAAAACATAGATATTCTGATAGGTTCTAAATTATTATATAATTTGATATAATGATTATTAAGAAATTATTATAGTATATTTTTATGTAGGGATGGTGGAAGAATGAATAAATGTCCCATCTGTAATACTTTGAATGAGGCTGAAGCTAATTTTTGTACAAGCTGTGGTCAGAAATTAAATATAGTATCAATTGAGCAAAATAAGAATTACAGAACTGTAAGGAAAAAAAAGAAAAGTAAAGTTGAAAAAATCTTAATAGCTATAATTTCGATTTTAATAGGCGTTTCAGTGATTTATTTTACTATGAGTATTAGAGAAGTTATTATAGAAACTAGTAAACAGGTAAAAGAAAGTATTGAATCGGGAGTAAACAAATCTCAGGTAGATGATGGTTTAAAACCTATAGAAGGAGTAGAGGAGAGCCAAGAACCAAAGGAAGATAAAGAAATGGACTATATTGTTGATAACAGTATGGTACCGTTCAATTTAGAACTTTCAGCTAAAAAAAGATGGGTTTGGTTCAGTGTTGCAAAAGATGGGAAACAAAAGGACTATGTGCTTCCTGTTAGCAATGGAAGAATTGATACAAAGGTGTATCTACCATTTAATGTTGGCGATTATGTTGTCACAGTTTACACTTCTACCTTGGAAGATGCGTCAGGGACTTATTTCGTTCATAAGAAATATAACGTAAGAAATAATGATGCGAGAGATTTAACCTTCCTGTTACCAGATACCTATGTTGAGAGTGATTCTGAGGAGATTATTCAGTTAGCTAATAGCATCGTTGCAGGTATCCAAACGGATTATGAAAAAACTTTAGCTATTCATGACTGGGTTTCTGCAAATATTGCATATGATACAGATGCATATTTTAGCAATAATATTAAAGAATATAGTGCGTTAGAAACATTGAGAGGTAGAAAAGCGATATGTAACGGATATGCTAATTTAACTGCTGCGTTAAATAGAGCTATAGGAATTAGAACTAAAATAGTAGGTGGTACAGCTACTACCGAAAATAGATCTGAATCTCATGCTTGGAATGAAACTTTTGTAGACGGAAGATGGGTGATACAAGATACTACTTGGGATTCGGGATTTGTAGATTATAATAATAACAAGTTTGTTCCAGGATTGACACATGATTATTTTGATGCTAATGAACAAGTATTTTCTCAAAGTCACAGCAAAGAGAATGAAAAATAGATTATGTTCAAATTTATTCTCGATAAATCTTATTTTAAGATAATAAAATCAAAACCATAATAATATAATTAGAATAAGATACATTAGCTTATATCACATAAGTTAGTGTATTTTATTTTTTAGACATTTTTAGCATTTCTAAGGAGGCGGGTATTTTCTCATAATAAACTGATAATTCTAGTGCTATTTTGATTATTGTCATGAGGAAAGCAAGAGGTTGTGAGGAGATAGTTTATGAAAAATACTGAGACTAGAAAACTTATTTTTTTCTTTGGAGTGGGAGTTCTGGCTATATTAATAGCAATACTGACAGATACTTTTAGTAACTCTGGAGAATCGGCCTTCGGAATAACCTTTTTGTCAGGATTTATTGGAATTGCCTTGATTGTAATAGGTCTCTTTGTTTTTATCCCTAGGTATTTGTACATGAAAAAAATGATAGAAGGAAAGGAGCTTATTGCAGCTTGGGAATTACCTCAAGAGGATGTACTAGAAAACGCAGTTGATATCAAAAGTAGAAAAAAACAGATATGCTTTGAGAACTTTGTATTTATAGCAGTAACTTGTTTTATAACTAGTATAATCTTTTTATTCTTTGAAAATGGAGAAGATTTATCTTTCGTAATGTTAGCTGCTATATTAATAGCATATATCATATATATATTTTCGCCTAAAATAGCATATTATAATGCTGTTAAAAGTGGTAAAACTGTGTATATTGGTAAGAATGCTATTTATGCGAATGGTACTTATTATAGTTTAAAGGGTGTAGGAGATAACTGTGATAATGTGAAAGTTTTTCGAAGTGATAATCACATGAAATTGAAATACATGTACTATTCAAATATAGGAAAAGATTATATGAATATTACCGTAAGAATCCCAAAAGATAATATGGAAGAAGTGGAGAAGGTTATAGACTACTATAAATAAAAAAAGTGAAAGGGCTATTTTGATGAGTAATTTTCATTAAAATAGCCCTTTTATAAGTAATTTTTACTTTCGATAGTATTCTTATAGCTCAAGTATAGGAATTCCAACTAGATTCATTAGATATTTTGCATTAGTAGTAGTAGCAGACCCTTCTTTTAATTTATAGTCAAAGCAAATTTTGTTTTCCTCATAATATTCAGAGAAATTGTAATTCTTTATTCTATGATATTTATTTAAGGCTGTCAATTCTAAATCATGGGTAGTTATAGCTCCTATAATCCCTAAGGAATTAAGGTTGGATAGTACATTTTTAGCACCGATTATTCTGTCATTTGAATTGGTACCCCTAAAAATCTCATCTATTAGGAAAATCATATCGTTATTTTCTTTTCCACGGATAATTATATTTTTTATTCTAATTAACTCTGCGTAAAAGGTTGAAATACCGCTTTGCAGATCATCAGTAATTCTCATAGAAGTAAAAATATCCATTTGAGAACAGGTCATTTCACTGGCAAAAACTGCTGCTCCAGCATAAGCAAGAACG is a window encoding:
- a CDS encoding GH1 family beta-glucosidase, whose amino-acid sequence is MEKLRFPKDFIFGTATAAYQIEGAYKEDEKGESIWDRFSHIPGNVAKMHNGDIACDHYHRYKEDVQLLKSLGIKSYRFSIAWPRIFPKGFGEINQKGIQFYRDLIDELIKNDIEPAITIYHWDLPQKLQDIGGWANPQVADYYVDYANLLFREFGDRVKTWITHNEPWVASYLGYALGVHAPGIKDMKMALLAAHNILLSHFKAVKAYRELEQDGQIGITLNLSTCYSNSADEEDIAAAHRSDGWNNRWFLDAALKGTYPEDMIKIFSDTNIMPELPKELFTEVFETSDFLGINYYTRQVVKNNSEAFIGAESVAMDNPKTEMGWEIYPQGLYDLLTRIHRDYGNIDLYITENGAAFNDMVNRDGKVEDENRLDYLYTHFAAALSAIEAGVPLKGYYIWSFMDNFEWAEGYEKRFGIVHVNYKTQERTIKKSAYWYKELIERSNK
- a CDS encoding carbohydrate binding domain-containing protein; its protein translation is MKKKFKTAVAAVVLASSVTGYNIAKEDDIVALDLKKSSLESMDYSKEKIEDISENLVKYGTFSESPECFKHWRVVVDNIAICTYENSNDVFSLEPEDCGNSEDAIQLCQTIDNIEPGKKYTLNFKAKSTLPKSITVFISDRMDVLSFSKPATYSISDKWTDYTYDFVVSENTEPLSVLRFYLGRTMGKISFTDIKLNLSS
- a CDS encoding transglutaminase domain-containing protein, which produces MNEAEANFCTSCGQKLNIVSIEQNKNYRTVRKKKKSKVEKILIAIISILIGVSVIYFTMSIREVIIETSKQVKESIESGVNKSQVDDGLKPIEGVEESQEPKEDKEMDYIVDNSMVPFNLELSAKKRWVWFSVAKDGKQKDYVLPVSNGRIDTKVYLPFNVGDYVVTVYTSTLEDASGTYFVHKKYNVRNNDARDLTFLLPDTYVESDSEEIIQLANSIVAGIQTDYEKTLAIHDWVSANIAYDTDAYFSNNIKEYSALETLRGRKAICNGYANLTAALNRAIGIRTKIVGGTATTENRSESHAWNETFVDGRWVIQDTTWDSGFVDYNNNKFVPGLTHDYFDANEQVFSQSHSKENEK